A window from Moritella yayanosii encodes these proteins:
- a CDS encoding MurR/RpiR family transcriptional regulator: MSMLERIIQNLEIFSKSEKKVADVILESPQSAIHSSIATLAKVADVSEPTVNRFCRRLDTKGYPDFKLHLAQSLANGTPYVNRHVEANDGPEVYTNKIFESTIAHLDSAKNSLDPELVNKAVDLLIQAKQISFFGLGASASVARDAENKFFRFNVPVICFDDIMMQRMSVINSTEDSVVVLFSHTGRTKSMVDVAKLARENDAIVIGITAENSPLAKYCNLVISLDVLEDTDVYMPMASRVAQLVLVDVLATGFTLRRGDKFRENLKKVKSAIKDSRFNKIDE; this comes from the coding sequence ATGAGTATGCTCGAAAGAATCATCCAAAATTTAGAAATATTCAGTAAGTCTGAAAAAAAGGTTGCTGATGTTATTCTCGAATCTCCGCAATCTGCTATTCATTCAAGTATTGCGACACTTGCCAAAGTGGCAGATGTAAGTGAACCGACAGTAAATCGTTTTTGCCGCCGTTTAGACACCAAAGGTTACCCAGATTTTAAATTACATTTAGCGCAAAGCTTGGCTAACGGTACGCCGTACGTGAACAGACACGTAGAGGCCAATGATGGTCCGGAAGTTTATACCAACAAGATCTTTGAATCGACCATCGCTCATTTAGACTCAGCAAAAAACAGTTTAGATCCAGAACTCGTTAACAAAGCAGTTGATCTTCTGATCCAAGCCAAACAGATCTCTTTCTTTGGTTTAGGCGCATCGGCTTCTGTCGCGCGTGATGCTGAAAATAAATTTTTCCGCTTTAACGTACCCGTCATTTGTTTTGATGACATCATGATGCAACGTATGAGCGTAATTAACAGTACCGAAGATTCGGTCGTGGTTTTATTCTCACATACTGGCCGAACTAAAAGTATGGTTGATGTCGCAAAACTAGCCCGTGAAAATGATGCTATCGTGATTGGTATCACCGCGGAAAATTCACCGCTCGCAAAATATTGCAACTTGGTTATTTCACTCGATGTGTTAGAAGACACCGATGTTTATATGCCAATGGCATCACGTGTCGCGCAGTTAGTACTGGTAGACGTACTCGCCACAGGCTTCACATTACGTCGCGGTGATAAATTCCGAGAGAACTTGAAGAAAGTTAAGTCTGCGATTAAAGATTCGCGCTTTAACAAAATAGATGAATAA
- a CDS encoding flagella synthesis protein FlgN — MTITTLPELLGLQVSYIEQLLTLLTAERSALESRDVTALEKLSQKKQQQITQIAELDVKISQHADAAALLTTYLAQKQQIETELSQCQELNDVNGKLIELNLRNTKRLTDIIIRSRSRNNITYDKLGRTRGSFATLGMSFKS; from the coding sequence ATGACAATAACAACATTACCTGAATTACTTGGTTTACAAGTTTCTTATATAGAACAGTTACTGACTCTATTAACCGCTGAAAGATCAGCGCTAGAGTCACGAGATGTCACAGCTTTAGAAAAGCTCAGTCAAAAAAAACAGCAGCAGATAACCCAAATTGCCGAGCTCGATGTAAAAATCAGTCAGCATGCGGATGCTGCAGCATTACTGACTACCTATCTTGCTCAAAAACAACAAATTGAAACCGAACTCTCTCAATGCCAAGAATTGAATGACGTGAATGGTAAACTCATTGAGCTCAATCTGCGTAATACCAAACGACTAACCGATATCATTATCCGTAGTCGCTCACGTAACAATATTACCTATGACAAGTTAGGCCGTACTCGCGGATCTTTCGCTACGCTTGGTATGTCTTTCAAATCGTAA
- the pyk gene encoding pyruvate kinase has product MLRRTKIVTTLGPATDRDNNLEKIILAGANMVRMNFSHGNAEDHIKRAKDVRAIAKKHNKHVAILGDLQGPKIRVSKFTDGKIQLNIGDKFCLDADFDKTAGNQERVSIDYPELSKDVFAGDVLLLDDGRVQLKVIEIKGKQIHTEVTVAGPLSNNKGINKQGGGLSADALTDKDKADIITAAKIDVDFIAVSFPRNGSDIHYARELVRAAGSNAKICAKVERAETVATEESMIDIILASDAIMVARGDLGVEIGDAALVGVQKSLINLSRKYNRVVITATQMMESMITSPMPTRAEVMDVANAVLDGTDAVMLSAETAAGDFPVETVKAMAEVCLGAETHPSINVSNHRIEYTFDSIEETIAMSTMYAANHLKGVKAIVALSESGTTPLLMSRISSGLPIFCLSPHQKTLNATALYRGVTPLQFCTEGLSQEQIVEGAYAVLKATGQLKTGDIILFTLGDKMDTVGSTNTCKILTIK; this is encoded by the coding sequence ATGTTACGTCGAACTAAAATTGTAACCACCTTAGGTCCAGCAACAGATCGTGATAATAATTTAGAAAAGATAATTCTTGCCGGTGCCAATATGGTTCGCATGAATTTTTCTCACGGCAACGCCGAAGACCACATCAAGCGTGCCAAAGACGTTCGTGCAATCGCTAAAAAACACAATAAACACGTGGCTATTTTAGGTGACTTACAAGGTCCTAAGATCCGTGTATCTAAATTCACAGACGGGAAGATCCAATTAAACATTGGTGATAAATTCTGTCTAGATGCAGACTTTGATAAAACGGCGGGTAACCAAGAGCGCGTTAGTATCGATTACCCTGAATTATCAAAAGATGTATTCGCGGGTGATGTACTACTACTTGACGATGGCCGCGTACAATTAAAAGTAATCGAAATTAAAGGTAAACAGATCCACACTGAAGTAACAGTAGCGGGCCCGTTATCCAATAACAAAGGTATCAACAAACAAGGCGGTGGTTTATCTGCTGACGCGCTTACCGACAAAGATAAAGCAGACATTATTACGGCGGCTAAAATTGACGTAGACTTTATTGCAGTGTCTTTCCCACGTAACGGCAGTGATATCCATTATGCCCGTGAACTTGTTCGTGCTGCGGGTTCGAATGCTAAAATCTGTGCCAAAGTAGAGCGTGCAGAGACGGTAGCGACAGAAGAAAGCATGATAGATATCATCCTAGCATCTGATGCTATTATGGTCGCACGTGGCGATCTAGGCGTTGAGATTGGCGATGCGGCACTTGTGGGTGTACAGAAATCTCTCATCAATTTATCGCGTAAATATAACCGTGTTGTGATCACTGCAACACAAATGATGGAATCAATGATCACCAGCCCAATGCCGACACGTGCAGAAGTGATGGACGTAGCGAATGCGGTGCTTGATGGTACAGATGCTGTCATGTTATCTGCAGAGACTGCGGCGGGAGATTTCCCAGTCGAAACAGTGAAAGCGATGGCCGAAGTATGCCTAGGCGCTGAAACACACCCAAGCATCAATGTATCAAACCACCGTATTGAATATACATTCGATTCAATTGAAGAAACAATTGCCATGTCGACTATGTATGCTGCAAACCACTTAAAAGGCGTAAAAGCGATTGTGGCATTAAGTGAATCCGGAACTACGCCATTATTGATGTCACGCATCAGTTCGGGGTTACCTATCTTCTGCTTGTCTCCACATCAGAAAACATTGAATGCGACAGCGCTTTACCGTGGTGTAACACCCTTACAGTTTTGCACTGAAGGTTTATCGCAAGAGCAGATCGTAGAGGGTGCTTACGCAGTGCTGAAAGCAACAGGCCAACTGAAAACCGGCGATATCATCTTATTTACATTAGGTGATAAAATGGATACTGTTGGTTCAACAAACACCTGCAAGATCCTAACAATCAAATAA
- the flgM gene encoding flagellar biosynthesis anti-sigma factor FlgM has protein sequence MAINLTNLNNRSLQLDQARSAQQKANVRAGNSVQASPQRIAQGDSVNITSQAKSLTAMEHDLAQGTPVNESKVESLKKAIADGSYQIDANKLAKNMSSFESLLA, from the coding sequence ATGGCCATAAATTTAACCAATTTAAATAATCGTAGTCTCCAGCTGGACCAAGCGCGAAGTGCGCAGCAGAAAGCCAACGTTCGCGCGGGTAATTCTGTTCAAGCTTCACCGCAACGAATAGCACAAGGTGACTCGGTTAACATTACATCACAAGCCAAAAGTTTGACCGCTATGGAACATGATTTAGCTCAAGGTACACCCGTTAACGAGTCGAAAGTTGAAAGTTTGAAAAAAGCCATTGCCGATGGTAGCTATCAAATAGATGCGAATAAATTAGCAAAGAACATGTCTAGCTTCGAATCTTTACTCGCATAA
- a CDS encoding L-serine ammonia-lyase, translating to MISTFDMFSIGIGPSSSHTVGPMRAAFDFLQHLKALDNRESIVGVNAELFGSLGQTGIGHGSDIAVILGLAGYEPDKIDSEQVASILKEIDEQQGISMSGIGFIPFNRAESIVLHQRKTLPYHSNAMTIVALSKDSIVLTKTYYSIGGGFILDHEHIDNPLEVNAAIPPKYKFDSADELLVTCRLHGLSIAKLMYENERQLNTDEVINKKLLQLHDIMVDCIHRGCRNEGILPGGLKVRRRAPGLFKKLQAPDAKDDTFHGMDFVNMYAMAVNEENAAGGRVVTAPTNGAAGIIPAVMYFYDQFVSPLTEDKIKTYLLTCAAIGTLYKKNASISGAEVGCQGEVGVACSMAAAGLTAIRGGTLEQVEHAAEIGMEHNLGLTCDPVAGLVQIPCIERNAIGAVKAINASRMARMGTGDHKVSLDQVIKTMKATGDDMKSKYKETSRGGLAINVTVC from the coding sequence ATGATCAGTACCTTTGATATGTTTAGTATCGGTATTGGACCATCGAGTTCACATACTGTTGGCCCTATGCGCGCCGCATTTGATTTTTTACAACACCTCAAAGCATTGGATAACCGCGAGTCGATAGTCGGTGTAAATGCAGAACTATTTGGTTCGTTAGGGCAAACCGGGATTGGTCATGGCAGTGATATTGCGGTGATCTTAGGTTTAGCAGGTTATGAGCCGGATAAAATAGACTCGGAACAAGTTGCGTCAATATTGAAGGAGATAGATGAGCAACAAGGCATCAGTATGAGTGGCATTGGTTTTATTCCTTTTAATCGAGCCGAGAGTATTGTATTGCATCAGCGTAAAACGTTGCCTTATCACAGCAATGCGATGACGATAGTAGCATTAAGTAAAGATAGCATCGTGTTAACGAAAACTTATTATTCGATTGGTGGTGGTTTTATTCTTGATCATGAGCATATTGATAACCCTTTGGAAGTCAATGCAGCGATCCCGCCAAAATATAAATTTGATAGTGCCGATGAGCTTCTCGTTACTTGTCGCTTACACGGATTATCTATCGCTAAACTCATGTATGAAAATGAACGACAATTAAATACCGATGAGGTTATTAATAAAAAACTATTACAGCTCCATGACATCATGGTGGACTGTATTCATCGTGGTTGCCGTAATGAAGGTATTTTACCCGGAGGTTTAAAGGTACGACGCCGCGCGCCTGGATTGTTTAAGAAACTACAGGCACCTGATGCCAAGGATGATACTTTCCATGGTATGGACTTTGTTAATATGTATGCGATGGCGGTGAATGAAGAAAACGCCGCAGGTGGACGAGTTGTGACGGCGCCGACCAATGGTGCTGCCGGTATTATTCCTGCGGTAATGTATTTTTATGATCAGTTTGTGAGTCCATTAACGGAAGATAAAATTAAGACCTACCTACTTACCTGTGCGGCCATTGGCACCTTATATAAGAAAAATGCCTCTATTTCTGGTGCCGAAGTGGGTTGTCAGGGGGAAGTCGGCGTTGCTTGTTCTATGGCTGCCGCAGGGTTGACCGCAATAAGAGGTGGGACGCTAGAGCAAGTTGAACACGCTGCCGAAATAGGGATGGAACATAATTTGGGATTGACTTGTGATCCTGTTGCGGGTTTGGTGCAGATCCCGTGTATTGAACGTAATGCCATAGGTGCCGTGAAAGCGATTAATGCGTCGCGTATGGCGCGTATGGGTACAGGAGACCATAAGGTGTCGCTTGATCAAGTGATTAAAACCATGAAAGCCACAGGTGATGATATGAAAAGTAAGTATAAAGAGACATCGAGAGGCGGTTTAGCGATTAATGTCACGGTTTGTTAA